The Virgibacillus siamensis sequence ATGATGGATTCAATTCCAAGAGCGGAATCTAAAGGGGTTGGGGTTCATAACAAACAATTGCACAGATTGCGCTTGAAGATTTCTTCACAGACCAAATCATTACTGTTTGAAAGGGGGTGGCTGTTTTACCTGGTAGGATTTTTGCTTGGACGGGCTGTCATCCTTGAAGCTGTCTCACCATTTGCTGCAGCATTTTTAGCAACGATCTGGCTTATCCACCGGGACAAGGCGGCTAAAGTTATGCTTGCAGTTTTTGCTGGTGCATTAACGTATTCTGTTTTTCATGGCATGTACATAGCACTTGCTATGGTTGTTTTTATTTTTCTTGCAGGTATTTTTAAACATGCCAAAAACCAGCAACTGCTTATTCCACTATTTGTATTTCTTTCCGCAGTGGCACCGCGCCTGTGTGTCTATTCCATCATGGGTCAGCTGTCATCATATGAATGGATGCTTCTGTTTGTCGAGGGGGTACTCGGAACCGTCCTAGTACTTATCTTTATGCAGAGTATTCCGCTATTATCACCAAAACGATATAAACCTGCATTAAAGAACGAGGAAATTATTTGTATGATCATTCTACTGGCTTCGATCTTGACCGGGACAATTGGTTGGGAAGTTTATGATGCTGCTGTAGAACAGGTTTTATCCCGGTATTTTGTGATGATGCTTGCCTTTGTCGGCGGCGCAGCAATTGGATCGACGGTAGGTGTGGTTGCTGGACTGATTCTGTCGCTGGCAAACGTGGCGAATCTATATCAGATGAGTCTGCTTGCTTTTTCCGGATTATTGGGGGGATTACTGAAGGAAGGCAGTAAAGTCGGGGTTGTAATTGGTTTGTTTGTCGGAACATTTTTAGTCGGGATTTACGGGGAGTCTCATACATTGATTCCTTCATTGATGGAGTCGACCATTGCTGCGTTGTTATTCTTTTTGACACCGGCAAGTCTGTTCCGGAAACTGTCCAAATATATTCCCGGGACTGAGGAACATTCCAACGAACAGGAACAGTATCTTCAAAAGGTGCGAAATGTTACCGCAAAACGTGTAGAGCAATTTTCGGATGTATTTGAAGCGCTCTCAAAAAGCTTCGCCAATTCAGAAAAACCTGATGAAGACCAAAGACATGCAAATCGGGAAACAGATTATTTTTTAAGCCAGGTGACTGAAAAGACATGCCAGTCCTGTTTTATGAAGGATCGCTGCTGGCAGAAACAGTTTGACCGAACCTATTCTTTAATGGAGGATTTAAAAGATGATTTGTCTGAAGGCAACGCGCCGAATCGAAAACTAATGAGTGATTTTGAAAACCACTGTGTCAAATCGAAAAAAGTGGTGGATACCATCAAAGATGAAGTATCCTTTTTTGAAGCAAATAAAAAGCTGAAAAAACAGGTCATGGAGAGCAAACGATTTGTGGCGGATCAGCTGCAGGGTGTATCTGAAGTTATGGAAGACTTTGCATCGGAGATTTTGAAAGAACGACAGCACCATGAGAAACAGGAGATGCAGATAATCCATATGTTGAAACAAATGGGAATCACCTTGGAAAAATTGGACATTTATCGATTGGACAAGGGGAATGTGGATATCGAAATGACAATATCGTTTTATGATTATCATGGGGAAGGGCCGAAACTGATTGCACCGGTCCTGTCTGATATTTTAAATGAAATGATTGTCGTGAAACATGAAGAGGTGTCTCCATTTCCTAATGGCTACTGTTACTTGATCTTTGGATCAGCGAAGGAATTTGTAATTGATACGGGCATCGCCAATGCGGCTAAAGGGGGTGGACTGGTTTCCGGTGACAGTTTTAAGACGATTGAGCTTGGTGAGGGTAAATATGCCATGGCAATCAGCGATGGGATGGGAAATGGTCAGCGGGCAAGTGAAGAAAGCAAGGAAACGCTTCGATTGCTGCAGCAAATTTTGCAGACAGGAATTCCGGAAAGGGTGGCTATCAAATCAATTAATTCCATTTTGGCATTAAGATCAACGGATGAGATGTTTGCGACGCTGGATCTTGCTGTTATTAATTTACACAATGCATTTGTCCGATTTTTGAAGATTGGTTCGACACCAAGTTTTATTAAACGCGGAAATGAAATGATTAAGGTGGAGGCAAGTAATCTTCCGATGGGGATTATCCAGGAGTTTGACGTGGATATTGTCGGTGAGCAGCTGATGAATGAGGATATCCTGATCATGATGAGCGATGGCATATTTGATGGCCCGAAACATATTGAAAATACGGATGCCTGGCTGAAACGCAAAATCAGGGAGATGAAAACAAATGATCCTCAGGAAATAGCCGATTTACTATTGGAAGAGGTTGTCCGAACGAGAGCGGGAGCAATTGATGATGACATGACGGTTGTTGTCGCTAAGATTGTAAAAAATTCACCACAATGGGCTTCCATACCGTACTATTCCAATGAAGCCCAATAGTAATGGGGGGAGGCGTAACATTCCAATCGGCAAGGTATATTCTTCCAGATTCCTGGTGATGATGGTAGTGGAATCAATGGGAGGTATGCTGTATGAAAAAAGGCACTTTAAAACAGATATTATTAATTACAGATGGATGTTCGAATAAAGGGGAGGACCCGGCTGCAACTGCAGCACTTGCATATCAGCAGGGGATAACAGTGAATGTCATCGGGATTATGGATGACAATCAGACGGAACAGCCTGAAGGATTTCAGGAAGTGGAAGACATTTCAATGTCAGGGGGCGGTGTCAGTCAAATTGTTTATAAGCAGGCATTATCACAAACGGTACAAACTGTAACCAAACAGGGAATGACACAGACATTGCAGGGGTTTGTCAATAAAGAATTGAAACAAATACTGGGACCTGGACAGTCGATGGAGGATATTGAACCCGAAAAGCGCGGGGAGATTATGGAAGTTGTGGAAGATATGGGGGAAACCTGTGACCTGGAGGTGCTTGTTCTGGTCGATACTAGTGCGAGCATGAAGGATAAGCTGCCAACGGTGAAAGAGTCATTGATTGATTTGTCCATCAGCCTTAATGCGCGTATCGGCCGAAATCGTTTTTGTATTTACAGTTTCCCCGGTAGACGTAAGGATGTTCAGAAGGTGTTTGACTGGTCACCAAAGCTTGATTCTGTTTCAACGATCTTTCCTAAATTGACCAGTGGCGGAATCACTCCAACAGGACCGGCGATTCGTGAGGCCATGTATCAGTTTGGCCGGAACACTTTGTTAAGGAGTTTCGAAGATGAACAAGGCACAGAAGAAGCCTGAGATCGACTTTTTGCCCGGTATGGTTATCACCGGCAAGTGGCATAAAACGCAATATACAATTAAAGAAAAGCTTGGCAGCGGTGCAGTGGGAAATGTCTATTTATGCGAATTCAACGGACAACAGGCAGCGCTGAAGATAAGCGAAAACAGTGCATCCATGACAATGGAAGTAAATGTCCTGAAAGCGTTTGAACAGGTCCAGGGAAGCCGCCTTGGACCTTGTTTACTTGATGTTGATGATTATGAATACGGAAAGGGAAGAGTTTATTCCTTTTATGTAATGGAGTACTTGCAAGGGGAGTCGTTAACCCGTTTTATCAGACGTCAAGGCAGGGAATGGATCGGTGTTTTTATGCTTCAGCTGCTCGATGATCTGGAGCGGCTCCACGAGTTTGGATGGGTTTTTGGCGACTTCAAAACGGAAAACTTATTAGTCATTTCATCGCCGCCACGGGTGCGTTGGATTGATGTTGGGGGGACAACGCAAATTGGCAGGGCGATTAAGGAATATACGGAATTTTACGATCGGGGTTACTGGGGGATGGGGAGCAGAAAAGCTGAACCAAGTTATGACCTTTTCGCGCTTGTCATGGTATTTCTAACTGTATGTTATCCAAAACGCTTCGAAAAAGGGACCAATCCCAAGGCAACACTTCTAAAAAAATTGGATGATGCAAAACTGCTTGCTGTTTACAGAGAGTCGTTGAAAAAGGCAGTAATGGGAAAGTATCAGTCAAGCTCACAAATGAAAAGTGATGTAACTAAAGTGCTGAATCACATTCGGGTTTCACGGGCTGCGGACAGTCCCGGCAAACAGGGCGCTGGGTCTATGTTAATGGAAACTGGCGGAATCGCTGCTGTTGCCGCCTTCTTCTATTTTTCTTCATTGCTGTTGTAGAATTACTGTTATGAAACGTTCGATTCTGCTTTTCTTATGTTTCAAATATGTGGTATCATTAATTCAGTATGTAAACTAATATTTCGTGTGGAGATGGGCAGTGAAATGATTGAGAAAGTGAAGACTTTTATGAAAGAACATCAGTTGCTGGAGGCGAATTCCAATGTACTGGTTGGTGTCTCAGGCGGTCCGGATTCCATGGCGCTCCTACACTTTTTTTCCATCATCCGGGAGGTGTGGAATCTGAATGTAATTGCTGTTACAGTGGATCATCAACTGCGTGGCGAGGAATCTTTGGATGATCTTGCATATGTCCGTCAAATGTGTGATCAATGGAATATTCAATTTGTGGGAACTTCTTTGGATGTTCCTTCGTATAAAAAGGAGAAGCAAATGGGAACACAGGAAGCTGCCCGCAACCTGCGATATGGATTTTTCGAAAAACAAATGAAATCCTTTGATGCTGATGTCCTTGCCCTTGGTCACCATGGTGATGATCAAATAGAAACTGTCATAATGGCACTTGCCCGTACCGCCGACCCCGGAGCACTTTCAGGAATCCCCGTTAAGCGTGATTTTGCGAATGGCATGATTATCAGGCCGTTTCTATGTACGACAAAAGATGAATTGGAAGCATATTGCGTGCAGCAGCAGATTATTCCCAGAAGAGATCCTTCCAACGATGAGACGGTTTATACGCGCAACTTTTTCCGGAAACAGCTGCTCCCATTACTAAAAGATAGAAATCCAAATATACATAATACAGTACAGCATTTAAGCGAAGTGCTGCAGGAAGATGAGCGGTTTTTACTTGATGAGGCGGCTGAAATGGTGCAGGAGAACGTGAAAATGGATCACGAATTAAATAAAATCTCATTCGATAGTACAGTATTTTCCTCGTTTCCCTATTCTTTACAAAGGCGTGCCTATCATCTAATATTAAATTATCTATATAAAAAATGGCCAAAAAATTTATCGTATGTGCATGAACAACAATTTTTTGACTTATTGCATCGAACATCCGGAAATACACATATTGATTTTCCTTACAACCTGAAACTGAACAATATGTACGGGACATTTGTTTTATTCTTCCCGGAAGAGCAGCCGGAAGCACCGTCAGTGCCGGCAGTGATGGAAATCCCGAGTGAAACAAATTGGTACAATGGAACCATTACAGCCTGTTACACAGACGATCCGGGAGAACAATCAGAAATGAGTTATGCATGCGGCAAGGAGGAAGTTGCATTGCCGTTGCACGTCCGAACGCGACGGAATGGAGACAGGATGTGCTGGAAAGGGCTGCAGGGGAGTAAAAAATTGAAAGATATTTTCATCGATGCAAAAGTACCTTTGACCGAACGGGATAAATGGCCGGTAGTTGTTGATAATAACGGAACAGTCTTGTGGCTGGTTGGTCTGAAAAAAAGAATTCCTGAGGTGCAAAGGGAATATGACACATACATTCAGCTGAAATTTGAAAAACGTAATTCGCAGGAGGGACAGCATGCATAACGACATTGAAAAAGTATTGATTACGGAAGAAGAGATTGCGCAAAAGTGTTCGGAACTTGGAAAACAGCTTACCGAAGAATATGATGGCAGGTTCCCGCTTGCGATTGGTGTTTTGAAAGGGGCCATGCCTTTCATGTCAGATATCCTCCGTCGAGTGGAAACACACCTGGAGATGGATTTTATGGATGTATCCAGCTATGGGGGAAAGATGCGGTCCTCAGGTGAGGTTAAGATTGTGAAAGACCTGGATACGAAGGTTGAAGGCCGTGATTTACTAATCATTGAAGACATCATTGACAGCGGTCTGACATTGAGCTATCTGGTTGATTTATTTAAGTACCGTAAAGCGAGATCTATTAAAATTGTTACGCTGCTTGATAAACCATCCGGCCGTTCCGCACATATAAAAGCGGATATCGTTGGATTTGAGGTTCCAAACGAATTTGTCGTGGGCTATGGACTTGATTATGAGGAAAAATACCGTAACCTCCCATATATCGGTGTGCTGAAGCCGCGAATCTATGGTGGCGACGAATAAAGGAAATGAATAATTTTAAACAATAAAACCCATATTTCGGGGAACTCAAATTTCATGAAATTGTAAGTGGAATTAGTTGTATTAGCACTTTTTTCTATGGTACTATGTTTGTAGTTTTTCCCGCTTGGGAGGAGGTAAGGAATGAATCGTATATTTCGCAATGTTGTCTTTTATTTACTCATATTTCTAGTAGTAATTGGCGTCATTGGAGTATTTAATGGACAAAATGAACAGGCAGAACAATATGATGTAAAAGAGTTTATGCAAGCTCTGAATAATGGCAAGGTCGAAGAAATGACGATGCAGCCATCGAATGGAATAATCCGTATTACCGGTAAATTGGGGGATGACAAATCATTTGTCACACAAGTTCCGGAAAATACGAATATTGTATCGAATATATATGATAAAGCAACAAAACAAAGTGTGCTCAATGTGAAGGAAGAAGAACAGCCAAGCGGCTGGGTAACCTTCCTGACAACTATGATTCCATTTTTGATACTGGGGTTATTTTTCTTCTTTATTCTAAGCCAGGCACAAGGCGGCGGTGGCGGCCGTGTAATGAACTTCGGCAAGAGTAAAGCAAAAATGTACAATGAGGATAAGAAAAAGGTTCGCTTTAAAGATGTAGCAGGGGCAGATGAAGAGAAGCAGGAACTTGTAGAGGTTGTTGAGTTTCTGAAGGATCCGCGCAAATTCTCCTCCGTTGGTGCCCGTATTCCAAAAGGGGTACTGCTTGTAGGACCTCCGGGAACAGGTAAAACATTACTTGCTCGTGCAGTAGCAGGAGAAGCAGGAACACCATTCTTCTCCATCAGTGGTTCTGACTTTGTGGAGATGTTTGTTGGTGTCGGTGCTTCCCGTGTACGCGACCTATTTGAAAATGCTAAAAAGAATGCACCTTGTATCGTATTTATTGATGAGATTGATGCAGTTGGCCGTCAGCGTGGTGCCGGACTCGGCGGTGGACACGATGAGCGTGAACAAACATTGAACCAATTGCTTGTCGAAATGGATGGATTCGGTGCCAATGAAGGCATCATTATGATTGCAGCAACAAACCGTCCGGATATTCTGGACCCTGCATTGCTTCGTCCCGGACGTTTCGACAGACAGATTACCGTTAACCGTCCTGATGTAAAAGGACGTGAAGAAGTCCTGAAAGTTCATGCACAGGATAAACCATTGGATAATACCGTCGATTTGAAAACCATTGCGATGCGTACACCTGGCTTTTCCGGTGCAGACTTGGAGAATTTGTTAAATGAAGCAGCATTGGTTGCCGCACGTTTTGACAAAACAAAAATTGATATGCTGGACGTTGATGAGGCAATTGACCGTGTAATTGCTGGTCCGGCTAAGAAAAGTAAAGTTATTTCCCAGAAAGAAAGAAATATTGTTGCCCACCATGAAAGCGGACATACAATTATTGGTATGGTTCTGGATGAAGCGGATATGGTACATAAGGTTACGATTGTACCGCGGGGACAGGCAGGCGGTTATGCTGTCATGCTTCCAAAAGAGGATCGTTACTTTATGACGAAACCTGAGCTTTTTGATAAAATCACCGGTCTTTTGGGCGGACGTGTAGCCGAAGAAATTATGTTCGGCGAAGTAAGTACAGGTGCGTCAAATGACTTTCAGCGTGCAACAGCGATTGCCCGTAAGATGATTACAGAATACGGCATGAGTGATAAAATTGGACCGCTTCAGTTTACAAGTGGCGGTGGTGAAGTATTCCTCGGCCGTGATATTCAAAACGATCAGAATTACAGTGATACGATTGCTTATGAGATTGATACGGAAATGCAAAACTTTATCGGTTATTGTTACGATCGTGCAAAAACAATTCTGACCGAAAATAAAGATAAGCTTGAATTAATTGCACAAACATTGCTTGATGTTGAAACATTGGATGCCAAGCAAATTAAGAGTCTGTTTGAGGACGGTGTGCTGCCTGAACCTGCAGAGGATCAAACCGAACAACGGAAAGTTGCGGATGACGAGAAGGATGTTAAAGTGAACATCAATTCCAAGCAGGATGCTGACGCCGAACCTGAAACATATGAAGAGGCAAAGAAAAAAGCTGAAGAAAAACGCAGAGAAGAACGCGAAGCTGAGAAAGAAGAAGAACAGGAAGAATCAAAACCGCAAGACGGCACTTCCGATGATGATCCTAAACAATAATGTTTGATAAGGCCCTCCATGTATGATGGAGGGCTTTTCTATATGGTCTGTCATAATTTAGTATCCCGGCACATGATTCATGGCAACATGTATACCTTATCTTCGCCTAACATGCCAACAGTCAACTTGCTTACCAGAGTCCGGTTAAACAGTACTTACGCTTTTCCTATCCTTATTCATTTATGGTATATTAAAAGACAGAAAAATAATAACTGGGTGGGAAGGTTTGGTTCAGGATGCTTTTTGTGCTTGATGTAGGAAATACAAACACGGTGTTAGGTGTGTTTCATCACGATAAATTGATCCATGAATGGCGGATCAAAACAGATCGACATAAAACAGAAGATGAATTTGGCATATTGATAAAGTCAATGCTGGAACATGAAGATATATCGTTGGCCGACATTACCGGAGTCATTATTTCGTCAGTTGTCCCTCCTATCATGTTTGCACTGGAGAAGATGTCAACGAAATATTTTCATACGGAAGCAATGGTAATCGGCAAGGAACCGGTACATTCCTATTTGAAAATGGCTTATCCAAAACCGGAAGAAATCGGAGCTGACAGAATTGTGAATGCAATAGGGGCGCTGCATGAATACGATGCTCCACTGATTATAATTGATTTTGGAACAGCTACGACATATTGTTACATTAACGAAAACAAAGAATATCAGGGCGGACTGATAGCTCCGGGAATTCATATTTCAATGGAAGCATTATATCAGAAGGCGTCCAAGCTGCCCAAAATTGAAATTCAGGCACCAGATAATGTCGTTGGCAGTTCAACTGTGGAAGCAATGCAATCCGGTGTTTTTTATGGGTACGTTGGACAGGTTGATGGTATAGTCAACCGATTGAAAGGGCAGGCTTCCAAAGAACCGGTCGTAATTGCGACAGGAGGGCTTGCCCCGCTTATTTCCGATGCATCGGAAACAATTGACTATGTTGATCAATATTTGACACTAAAAGGATTGTATTTGATCTATCAAAAAAACAGGCAAAAAAATTCATAAAAAGGAGACTGAGTATTACCGTGAAGGATTATTTGGTTAAAGCAACAACATGGGATGGAATGGTACGTGCATATGCAGCAACAACAACGAATACAGTGGAAGAATCCAGAAGACGCCAGGACACATATGCAACTGCATCAGCTGCTCTTGGGCGGACGGTCACCATCACAGCTATGATGGGAGCTATGCTGAAAGGTGATAATTCACTGACTGTTAAAGTGGAAGGGAACGGACCAATTGGTGTAATCGTCGCAGATGGCAATGCAATCGGTGATGTCCGCGGATATGTCACAAACCCTCATGTTGATTTTGATTTGAACGCAAAAGGCAAGCTTGATGTTGCCAGGGCCGTGGGAACGGAAGGAAATATCGGTGTCGTAAAAGATTTGGGCCTCAAAGATTATTTTACAGGGCAGGTGCCAATTGTTTCAGGAGAAATCAGTGAAGACTTTACGTATTACTTTGCAAACTCCGAGCAAATCCCATCTGCAGTAGGCGCTGGCGTTCTTGTTAATCCAGATCAGTCTATCCTGGCTGCGGGCGGATTTATTGTACAGGTGATGCCTGGTGCTTCTGAAGAATTAATTGCAGTCCTGGAGGATAAAATTCAAAACTTCCCAGCCATTTCAACCTTGATCAGAGAAGGAAATTCACCCGAACAAATTTTGGAGCGCTTGTTTGGTAAGGACGAAGTGAAAATTCACGAAACACTACCGGTACAATTCAAATGCAAGTGTTCAAGAGAACGGCTGGAAAATGCAATAATGGGTCTTGGTTCAGAGGAAATTCAGAAAATGATTGATGAAGATCATGGTGCAGAAGCTACGTGCCATTTTTGCAATGAAAAATATCACTTTACAGAAAATGAACTTGAAACACTGAAACATTCTGCCAATGGAAAGTGAAAGGAGTTTCTATGAAAAGGAATTTTCTGTTTGGAGTAATTGCAGTTCTGATTATTACCAATATTGCGACGCTTTTATTTTGGCGGACGGATAAAAATGTTGTCTTTGAAGATGGTAATACAGAAATCGACAGCCGGGAACCGGTGGCAACAATTGATCATAAAAAGATTAAATATGAAGAATGGATGAACGCATTACGTGAAAATTATGGAAGAGAACAGTTGCAGCGCATGATTGACAGAGAAGTGGTTCTGCAGCTTGCTGCGGAACAAGACATTGAAATAAGCGAAAAAGTTATTTCCCGGGAAATATCCTTGCTTACAACAATGCAGGGTGTGATGTCGGAAAAGGAAACAAAGGCAAGGGAAAAACAATGGCGAAAAGACATCCTTTACCGTTATCAGCTTGGTGCGCTGCTGACTTCAGATGTTTCTGTTCCAGAAAAGAAAATTCGTGAATACTATAAGGATTATCATGATCAATATAATTTTAAAGCATCCATACAATTGTCGCATATTGTCGTACCCGATCGCCAAACTGCTGGAAAAGTTATGAATGAGCTTGAGAAAGGGTCATCATTTGAGTTGCTCGCGAGGGAATATTCACATGATGATGAAACAAAAAAGGATGGCGGATATCTCGGTTTCTTTGTTGATTACAGTAAATTTCTTCCGGATGGTTATGCAAAGAAAGCCATGAAGCTGAAGGAACGGTCCTACAGTGAACCATTTAAAAGCGGAGGTCATATGGCTATTATTTATCTTCACCGAAAACTTCCGGATATAAAATTTTCATACGAGGAGATAAAGCCTTACATAAAACGGGAGCTGGCGCTTGGCAAAACAACTAAAAACCTGGATGCAAAAGTACTTTGGAATAAACTGGACATTGATTGGGTATATGAATAGTAACCGGGTTAAGGGTGTTTCCTTTTCCTTGACATTTTTAGGCGTTAAACATACATTATAAATAAACCTATAAAAATACTTGGATTTAGGAGGATGAACATGCGGGTTGCTGAAAATATTACTGGTCTGATTGGGGAAACCCCTATTGTGAAATTGAACGGTTATGCTGATGAAGGCAGTGCAGATGTTTATTTGAAGTTGGAAGCGATGAATCCTGGAAGTTCGGTTAAAGACAGAATTGCATTGGCAATGATTGAGGCTGCTGAAAAAGAAGGTGCCCTTAAAGCCGGAGATACCATTATTGAACCAACCAGCGGAAATACCGGCATTGGCCTGGCAATGGTTGCAGCGGCAAAAGGTTACAAAGCTGTTTTGGTAATGCCTGATACGATGAGTAAAGAACGCCGTAATCTGCTTCGTGCTTATGGTGCTGAACTTGTACTAACACCAGGTTCTGATGGCATGAATGGAGCAATTAAAAAGGCGGAAGAACTGAAAGATGCTAACGGTTATTTTATGCCGCAGCAATTTAATAATGAGGCAAATCCGGAAGTACATGCCCGGACAACAGGTAATGAAATTGTGAAGCAGATGAGCGACGGTCTGGACGGATTTGTTTCCGGAATAGGTACGGGCGGCACAGTTACCGGTGCCGGAAAAGTATTGAAGGAAAACTTTAAGGATATTAAAGTGTATGCAGTTGAGCCGGAGGATTCGGCAATTCTTTCCGGGGGCTCTCCAGGCCCGCACAAAATTCAGGGTCTTGGTGCCGGTTTTGTACCGAAAGTGCTTGATACGGACGTTTATGATGAGGTAATCCGGATTTCCAATGATGAAAGTTTTGAAGCTACACGCGAAGCTGCCAAGCTCGATGGAATCCTTGGCGGTATTTCATCCGGGGCTGCAATAGCAGCAGCCAAAAAAGTAGCCAAAAAACTCGGCAAAGGTAAAAAAGTGCTGGCTGTTCTTCCGGATAACGGGGAGCGTTACCTTTCCACTCCATTGTTTCAACAAGACGAACAATAATCAGAGCGGATTCAAATGACCGGCGTCAGCTTAGATGCCGGTCTTTTTTCGTTTGATAGCAGAGGTCAACATCATGGGTTTGGCAGGACTTCCGCTTTTGTTTTCGCTATGATACGATAGTAGTCGTATAAATCGGTTGGAAAGAGGGTATCTGGATGAAGCTGCTGACAGATTCGAAGACATATGATTTGATGGAACGAACATATATTATGGGTATTTTGAATGTGACACCCGATTCATTTTCTGATGGTGGTAATTATACTGAAATCGATCAGGCGGTGAATCATGCTGTTGCTATGGAACGTGCGGGTGCTCATATTATTGATATTGGCGGGGAGTCAACGCGCCCTAACCATGATCCGGTATCGGAGGAAGATGAAATTGCACGGCTTGTACCTATTATCCGCAAAGTAAAGGAAAATGTGCATGTACCTATTTCAGTGGATACGTATAAAGCGGAAACTGCAAGACAAGCTATCAAGGCCGGTGCTGAAATTATTAATGATATATGGGGGGCAAAGAAAGAGCCTGCCATTACCAAAGTTGCAGCAGAATATAATGTACCTATTATTTTAATGCATAATCGTACAAATAAAGATTACACGTCAATCATTGATGATATGAAGAAGGATTTAAGGGAGAGCATTGCGATTGCCAAAGATGCGGGCGTGCGTGAAGAAAATATCATTCTTGATCCGGGCGTTGGATTTGCTAAAACAGCGGAAGATAATCTTGTCGTAATGAATCATCTCGATAAATTTCAAGAACTTGGTTTCCCGATTCTTTTAGGTACTTCGCGAAAGACATTTATCGGCAAAATCCTTAATGTTCCTCCCGTTGAACGTGATAATGGGACAGGGGCAACTACTTGTCTCGGTATTTCCAAAGGAGCGCAAATTATCCGGGTTCATAATGTGGAACTGCATGTCGAATTGGCAAAAATGATGGATGCCATGCTTGGAAAGAAAGGGGCGGTTTCCATTGGATAAAATAATGCTTAATCAAATGGAGTTTTACGGGTTTCACGGGCTTTATCCGGAAGAAAATAAGCTCGGCCAGCGTTTTTATGTAAATACCGAACTTATGCTTGATTTAACAAAATCAGCCACAACTGATGATATGAAAGATTCCATTGATTATGGGGAAGTATATGAATGTGTCAAAGGTGTAGTGGAAGGGTCTCCCAAAAATTTGATTGAAGCAGTTGCAGAGGACATTTCCGTTGAACTTTTCCAGCGGTTTACACAGCTGCAGGCGTGTACAATCAGGGTGATAAAACCGGACCCTCCGATACCTGGTCATTATCAGTCTGTAGGGGTTGAAATATTTCGGGAGCGCAAGCAATGACACAAGCTTTTTTGGCATTGGGAACCAACATAGAACCACGGCAGGAACATTTGAGACAGGCGA is a genomic window containing:
- the folB gene encoding dihydroneopterin aldolase, yielding MDKIMLNQMEFYGFHGLYPEENKLGQRFYVNTELMLDLTKSATTDDMKDSIDYGEVYECVKGVVEGSPKNLIEAVAEDISVELFQRFTQLQACTIRVIKPDPPIPGHYQSVGVEIFRERKQ